A window from Toxoplasma gondii ME49 chromosome IX, whole genome shotgun sequence encodes these proteins:
- the SR1 gene encoding scavenger receptor protein SR1 precursor (encoded by transcript TGME49_267410~Identical to GB|AAN74967.1|25990169|AY166607 scavenger receptor protein TgSR1 precursor (Toxoplasma gondii).~Signal peptide predicted by SignalP 2.0 HMM (probability 0.769) with cleavage site probability 0.742 at residue 33) → MASSSPMSNSQKWQYSVFLLCWLPLLAATRSLAREWCRAVPEQGKLEYGVCVPPEFATARYTVEVVSVVGPGVNLRSDVSLVIAGSNGRHTKPIKISSLATGTQKRIHSERVDVGDPEFVHLTLGSTKPWRCERITIWKDFRYWVFGCNGQLDFQSPEASYLLAGNKKYGISVQTGADPHAGTIGSIEVKFVGISRSTNPQTILQAPEVGSNKRVRVRAADVGDLQAIVLANTAEDDPWYCDYLNVRTEDGSMFAFKVKRWIGKPYEQFVLVPLKPSDVDMPSQDVDCYTRAADIFNTTPLGMEVVKVRCPQNCQASEFARVLGSTIHPSISSICAAAVNDGVLSPSGGEVVVAIVDSLPSYRIDAGDFHRSPEKAEFSYCVYQSDSIDAIEKDVRLVNEYGKLSSTGRLEVRRNGSWGTVCTKGDFARFSVEAAIKACQLMGYKHGVYLEDGCSSVEGVDMCADKGYPVALADVDDPCFQCSGPEASIDECTFEQPTAQCEDHTNDIALKCTNTPAGAEPPVGTLRIVDTTGAPSLTGIGRLEFYADGFGSVCGEGWTKESEQVACRQMGYSGVKHGGYSGNGCSDIMGVNYCGQQQEKIATVNVACKGDESELRLCPHLVSDDIYCVHEEDIVVGCEGKGDPSGIGLFTIEEKPDLGVLPIKSVALTCSDRPVTRRDMAGGPGTIFIASCPDGCSEAPGAVKGTFVYTDDSPICKAAIHAGALEASGGDIVVQIGHPQKSYESTDQYNVHSDPSGPHPRSFVTSKVALELRARAGQQTQKKRSEATSIPVVPQPRFSEVESSSQSQLLEDKFHWYPPQGFSGFEGRPGSFVDASYLPGANLVPGFRDFTLTAKVTVTGKKGQWRAIVSDGDCEGFILAIDNNDELVFEQACHPRLIRSGFKPALGEPFDVAVTYFAPERAVGIFVNGRKRTYQKTDYTFNLKPKIMIGRASATESDYFMGEITSVHLFDYVLSPAQIAQLRKEVGPAPEPGRVPRGLRRTEDGRVCISPCSPQEPFLTGDGRPPTNAPLQLRCEDTLLRPEFSGVTGHQILVSCPADCAHSTGPLHGCKIYSADSSICKAALHMGAIQRHGGEAVVTLHDGMPSYAASRGHYGVLSIATNTPQVLSFSVMSAPHYRALTCADNGSFVLKLGIGERELVICPPHCSAVSNRAVYGAGFYSPISSVCRAAIHAGALTDEGGEVEIEAGPPHEAFVGSEGFGITSQKSGSYLRSFAFVTKLSQQEL, encoded by the exons ATGGCGTCTTCCTCACCAATGTCAAATTCACAGAAGTGGCAGtactctgtgtttcttctgtgctgGCTTCCGCTTCTCGCGGCAACTCGTTCTTTAGCACGAGAGTGGTGCAGGGCTGTACCTGAACAAGGAAAACTGGAGTATGGCGTGTGTGTTCCTCCAGAATTCGCGACAGCACGTTATACTGTCGAAGTTGTCTCCGTTGTCGGTCCCGGTGTTAACCTTCG AAGTGATGTCAGCCTCGTCATCGCTGGTAGTAACGGGCGACATACGAAGCCGATCAAGATATCGTCCCTAGCAACGGGAACACAAAAAAG AATCCACTCAGAAAGAGTGGATGTGGGCGACCCAGAGTTTGTTCACCTGACTCTGGGCAGCACGAAGCCCTGGAGGTGTGAGCGCATCACAATCTGGAAGGACTTTCGATACTGGGTGTTTGGCTGCAATGGTCAACTCGATTTCCAGTCCCCGGAGGCA TCGTACTTGCTTGCTGGCAACAAAAAGTACGGGATCTCCGTCCAGACTGGAGCTGACCCTCATG CTGGTACTATCGGAAGCATCGAAGTGAAATTTGTCGGCATTTCACGAAGCACAAATCCACAAACCATTCTTCAAGCACCGGAAGTGGGAAGCAACAAGCGTGTTCGTGTCCGCGCAGCTGATG TTGGTGACCTTCAAGCAATAGTGTTAGCGAATACGGCGGAGGACGATCCCTGGTACTGCGACTACTTGAATGTCCGCACTGAGGACGGAAGCATGTTCGCCTTCAAAGTCAAGCGATGGATTGGGAAGCCCTATGAGCAGTTCGTCCTTGTACCACTGAAGCCCTCGGACGTAGACATGCCTTCGCAAGACGTCGATTGCTATACGAGAGCTGCAGACATTTTCAATAC AACTCCGTTAGGGATGGAGGTCGTGAAAGTGCGCTGCCCCCAGAACTGCCAAGCGTCGGAGTTCGCCCGTGTGCTGGGATCCACCATCCATCCAAGCATTAGTTCAATCTGCGCCGCAGCCGTGAATGACGGAGTTCTGTCCCCCTCTGGCGGCGAGGTGGTCGTAGCTATTGTGGATAGTCTGCCAAGCTACA GAATCGACGCTGGAGACTTCCATCGCTCTCCCGAAAAAGCCGAGTTCTCTTATTGTGTGTACCAAAGTG ATTCCATCGACGCAATCGAAAAGGACGTGCGACTCGTCAATG AATATGGGAAGCTGTCGTCTACCGGGAGACTGGAAGTTCGAAGAAATGGGTCGTGGGGCACTGTCTG CACTAAAGGGGACTTTGCAAGATTTTCTGTAGAGGCTGCAATCAAGGCCTGTCAACTAATGG GGTATAAACATGGTGTATATCTCGAGGACGGCTGTTCGTCGGTCGAAGGTGTTGATATGTGCGCGGACAAGGGCTATCCAGTTGCCTTGGCAG ATGTCGATGACCCTTGTTTTCAGTGCAGCGGTCCAGAGGCCTCCATCGATGAATGCACTTTCGAACAGCCCACAGCGCAGTGCGAGGACCATACCAATGATATCGCTCTCAAGTGCACGAACACACCGGCTGGTGCTGAGCCTCCCGTCGGCACGTTGAGGATTGTTGACACGACAGGAGCGCCGTCGTTGACAGGCATTGGAAGACTCGAGTTTTACGCTGACG GCTTCGGAAGTGTTTGCGGAGAAGGCTGGACAAAAGAGTCCGAGCAGGTCGCCTGCAGACAGATGGGATACAGTGGTGTGAAG CATGGTGGCTACTCTGGGAACGGATGCTCTGATATCATGGGGGTGAATTATTGTGGAcagcagcaggagaagaTCGCGACTGTGAACGTCGCTTGCAAAG GAGACGAGTCTGAGCTTCGACTATGCCCTCACCTTGTCAGTGACGACATCTACTGTGTCCATGAGGAGGACATCGTCGTTGGATGCGAAGGCAAGGGTGATCCGTCTGGAATTGGATTGTTCACGATCGAGGAGAAACCTGACCTTGGAGTTCTTCCGATAAAGAGTGTCGCGCTCACCTGCAGTGATAGACCAGTCACCAGGAGAGATATGGCAGGTGGTCCAGGAACAATCTTTATTGCCTCGTGTCCCGACGGTTGCTC AGAGGCTCCGGGGGCTGTCAAAGGGACTTTTGTCTACACAGATGACTCTCCT ATTTGCAAGGCCGCAATCCATGCCGGAGCCCTCGAAGCCTCCGGAGGCGACATAGTCGTGCAGATTGGGCATCCGCAGAAATCGTACGAAAGCACGGACCAGTACAATGTCCACAGCGATCCAAGCGGGCCACACCCCCGGTCGT TTGTAACATCAAAGGTGGCATTAGAGCTTCGAGCGCGCGCAGGCCAACAGACTCAAAAAAAAAGATCGGAAGCAACCTCGATTCCAG TCGTTCCGCAGCCTCGATTCTCTGAAGTCGAAAGTTCATCCCAGTCCCAACTCCTTGAGGATAAATTTCACTGGTATCCACCGCAAGGATTCTCGG GTTTTGAGGGCCGCCCTGGATCGTTTGTTGATGCATCCTATCTGCCTGGTGCCAACCTCGTACCCGGGTTCCGCGATTTCACGCTTACGGCGAAAGTTACCGTGACCG GGAAAAAGGGCCAATGGCGTGCGATTGTCTCAGACGGCGACTGCGAGGGCTTCATATTGGCAATTGATAATAACGACGAGCTGGTGTTTGAACAAGCTTGCCATCCTCGCCTTATTCGATCTGGCTTCAAGCCAGCACTTGGAG AACCATTCGACGTCGCGGTGACCTATTTCGCCCCTGAGAGAGCCGTTGGTATTTTTGTGAACGGTAGGAAGCGCACATACCAGAAAACGGACTACACCTTTAACTTGAAG CCCAAGATCATGATTGGACGGGCCAGTGCCACTGAATCTGACTACTTCATGGGTGAAATCACCTCCGTTCACTTGTTCGACTACGTTCTGTCTCCAGCACAGATTGCGCAGCTACGGAAAGAAGTGGGGCCTGCCCCTGAGCCAGGAAGAGTACCAAGAGGGCTGCGTCGGACTGAAGATGGCCGAGTATGCATTTCTCCGTGTTCCCCACAAGAGCCTTTCTTGACGGGAGACGGGCGTCCACCGACTAATGCTCCGCTTCAACTGCGGTGCGAAGACACGCTGCTAAGACCCGAATTCAGTGGGGTAACCGGCCACCAAATTCTCGTTTCTTGTCCTGCTGATTGCGCACATTCGACGGGTCCCCTACACGGCTGCAAAATCTATTCAGCCGATAGTTCGATATGCAAAGCAGCGCTACACATGGGAGCAATCCAGAGACACGGTGGTGAAGCCGTGGTTACATTGCACGATGGAATGCCTTCATACGCTGCTTCCCGCGGCCACTACG GCGTGTTGAGCATCGCAACGAATACTCCACaagttctttctttttctgtcatGTCAGCTCCCCACTACAGGGCACTAACGTGCGCTGATAATGGCTCATTCGTTCTTAAATTGGGAATTGGAGAAAGGGAGCTTGTCATCTGCCCTCCACACTGTTCTGCTGTGTCGAATAGAGCAGTATATGGCGCTG GATTTTATAGCCCGATATCTTCCGTTTGCCGGGCGGCGATTCACGCCGGTGCACTG ACTGATGAAGGCGGAGAGGTTGAAATTGAAGCCGGTCCTCCGCATGAAGCGTTCGTCGGGAGCGAAGGCTTCGGTATTACGTCTCAGAAGAGCGGGAGTTACCTGCGATCATTTGCGTTTGTGACGAAGCTAAGTCAACAAGAGTTATAA
- the RPL32 gene encoding ribosomal protein RPL32 (encoded by transcript TGME49_267400), with product MAPVSTVKRSIVKKRVKSFPRFQSDRYKRVKSSWRKPKGIDCRVRRKFKGTNTMPNIGYGSNKKTRHMLPNGFFKFLVSSPKDIELLLMHNTKFAAEIAHNISSRKRREILERADQLNVLVLNRSARLDTAEDE from the exons ATGGCGCCTGTCTCGACAGTGAAGAGATCCATCGTCAAGAAGCGCGTGAAGAGTTTCCCCCGCTTCCAGTCTGACCGCTATAAGCGCGTGAAG TCATCATGGAGGAAGCCTAAGGGCATTGACTGCCGTGTGCGCCGCAAGTTCAAGGGCACCAACACTATGCCCAACATCGGCTACGGTTCGAACAAGAAGACACGTCACATGTTGCCCAATGGATTCTTTAAgtttctcgtctcgtctcccaAGGATATCGAATTGCTCTTGATGCACAACACTAAGTTTGCAGCGGAGATTGCGCACAACATTTCCTCCCGGAAGCGTCGTGAAATCCTGGAGCGAGCAGACCAACTTAATGTCCTGGTGTTGAACAGATCTGCACGTCTCGACACAGCTGAAGACGAATAA
- a CDS encoding UDP-galactose transporter subfamily protein (encoded by transcript TGME49_267380~Signal peptide predicted by SignalP 2.0 HMM (probability 0.872) with cleavage site probability 0.666 at residue 35~Predicted trans-membrane domain (TMHMM2.0):21-41:55-78:90-113:127-150:156-176:190-213:224-244:258-281:287-310:319-342), with protein MTGRGADEATPPKFVGRLPMKWVAFFLLVVQTVAAVLVLRVSRLPTKSDDGASRQYLNTTAVTMAELVKLVAGVLIVCGENRWSILSTGRVLNAAICHSPIAMLQVGVPAVLYTLQNNLIFVALSNLSGAVYQVTYQFKILTTAVLSVLILHKRLPLVKWVALLILTGGVAIISLPSGDSTTSHGNLNQGNPVIGLIAVFSACLTSGFAGVYLEKILKETPVSIWVRNIQLALYGTVLAVLGAYWNDGDKIQQYGFFQGYNVIVWSAVLLQALGGLIVAAVLKYADNILKCFGNALSIVLSCFVSWWVIGDFVPSTLFSVGAALVLTATFLYTAEPVAVAQAWRNVAARFEKYPGHGRTPHFSPVSTTDVNEAVELSETGDEDRLRGEWCDKRS; from the coding sequence ATGACTGGTCGTGGCGCGGACGAAGCGACTCCTCCAAAATTCGTGGGGAGACTCCCTATGAAGTGggtcgcgttttttctcttggtTGTTCAGACGGTCGCAGCCGTCCTCGTGCTacgcgtctctcgtcttcctaCCAAATCTGACGATGGTGCCAGTCGTCAGTACTTGAACACGACCGCGGTAACTATGGCTGAATTGGTAAAACTGGTTGCAGGAGTCCTTATTGTTTGCGGGGAAAACCGCTGGAGTATTTTATCCACGGGAAGAGTTCTGAATGCGGCAATTTGTCATTCGCCGATTGCCATGCTGCAAGTGGGAGTGCCGGCGGTTCTGTACACGCTGCAAAACAATTTGATTTTTGTGGCACTCTCCAACTTGTCCGGAGCTGTCTACCAGGTGACATACCAGTTTAAAATCCTCACAACAGCCGTGCTGTCGGTTCTCATTCTCCACAAGCGCCTGCCCTTGGTGAAGTGGGTGGCACTTCTGATCCTAACGGGCGGCGTTGCAATTATTTCGCTCCCTTCAGGAGATTCCACCACCTCCCATGGAAATTTGAATCAAGGGAATCCAGTAATAGGCCTGATTGCGGTTTTTTCGGCCTGCTTGACTAGCGGTTTCGCCGGCGTTTACTTGGAAAAAATCCTCAAGGAGACTCCTGTGAGCATCTGGGTACGAAACATCCAGCTGGCTCTGTATGGAACAGTCTTAGCTGTGCTGGGGGCCTACTGGAACGACGGGGACAAAATTCAACAGTACGGATTCTTTCAAGGATACAACGTAATAGTGTGGAGTGCCGTGCTTCTACAGGCACTTGGCGGCCTCATTGTGGCTGCTGTCCTCAAGTACGCAGACAATATTCTCAAGTGTTTTGGTAACGCTCTCTCGATTGTTCTGTcctgcttcgtttcctggTGGGTCATCGGCGACTTCGTCCCCTCaaccctcttctccgttggAGCGGCTCTCGTCTTAACGGCAACGTTTCTCTACACCGCTGAACCAGTCGCGGTCGCTCAGGCATGGCGAAACGTGGCGGCACGTTTTGAGAAATACCCTGGGCATGGGAGGACACCGCATTTCTCCCCTGTCTCAACCACCGATGTAAACGAGGCCGTCGAACTCTCCGAGACCGGAGACGAGGATAGGCTTCGCGGTGAGTGGTGCGACAAGCGTTCGTGA
- the POLR1C gene encoding DNA-directed RNA polymerase I RPAC1 (encoded by transcript TGME49_267390~Gene product name based on ToxoDB Community Expert Annotation.), translating to MSLPGHEGRPSASIPLHSNRLVCAAEGPRHTNSGGYAGAFLSSSYVDDVFSIDKFCERTSLKFLSVSPERVVFELKGVDAAIPNALRRILISEVPTVAIETVQIWQNTGVVQDEVLAHRLGLIPFIVDPTALNYRQPNQEVTDENALRVSLHVKCTEQSLGPHQTSLPVYAKHIKWEPMSPSQKEAFAANPPRAVHPDILITKLRPGQEIELKAYLEKGVGKTHAKWSPVCTAVYRLEPEIVFKESIQGEDASDLCSLCPMGVFDIEDTTGEAYARYPRNCTTCRACIERFPKEIELRKIKDHFIFSIESTGSVPAPLLFKMAIEILKEKALTFRQIIDLKLVSGN from the exons ATGTCACTGCCAGGGCACGAGGGGCGACCTTCCGCCTCTATCCCGTTGCATAGTAACCGTCTTGTTTGTGCAGCTGAGGGCCCTCGGCACACCAACAGCGGTGGATACGCGGGTGCCTTCTTGAGTTCTTCATACGTTGACGATGTGTTCTCGATTGACAAATTCTGTGAGAGAACTTCTTTGAAGTTCCTGTCGGTCTCTCCAGAACGAGTCGTCTTTGAGCTGAAGGGTGTAGATGCCGCGATTCCTAATGCATTGCGGCGAATCCTCATAAGCGAGGTCCCTACCGTAGCCATCGAGACAGTGCAG ATATGGCAGAATACTGGAGTCGTCCAGGACGAAGTACTTGCACACAGACTTGGTTTAATTCCCTTCATCGTGGATCCGACGGCGCTTAATTACCGGCAACCCAACCAAGAAGTCACAGATGAGAATGCTCTTCGCGTCTCACTCCACGTCAAGTGCACGGAACAAAGTCTGGGCCCTCATCAGACGAGTCTGCCGG TGTACGCCAAGCACATAAAATGGGAACCGATGTCCCCGAGCCAGAAAGAAGCGTTTGCGGCGAATCCACCCCGCGCCGTCCACCCTGATATTCTCATCACAAAGCTCCGGCCAGGACAG GAAATAGAACTGAAGGCGTACCTGGAAAAGGGCGTGGGGAAGACTCACGCGAAGTGGTCGCCCGTGTGCACTGCTGTGTACCGCCTTGAACCCGAAATTG TTTTCAAAGAATCAATTCAGGGAGAGGACGCATCAGATCTGTGCAGTCTTTGTCCGATGGGCGTCTTTGACATCGAAGACACAA CTGGCGAAGCGTACGCGCGGTACCCCCGCAACTGTACCACGTGCCGAGCTTGCATCGAACGCTTCCCGAAAGAAATCGAGCTTCGAAAAATAAAAGACCACTTCATAT TTTCCATCGAATCCACTGGGTCCGTCCCCGCTCCGCTCCTTTTCAAG ATGGCCATTGAAATACTGAAGGAGAAAGCTCTCACGTTCCGCCAAATCATTGACCTTAAACTCGTTTCCGGTAACTGA